A stretch of the Sorangium aterium genome encodes the following:
- the yajC gene encoding preprotein translocase subunit YajC, translating to MASSNWFQPNAAPGRAGNAPATPVEGQSPPSGGQEAPPSSPFGGGAFQFLILALPLLLIFVMTRSQNKKQKQLESNLKAGDRVVTQSGLLGRIVDISPNSPRVKLEIAAGVNVQVLKSAIQGPDPGEVAAADAKVADAAKEKKS from the coding sequence TTGGCAAGCTCAAACTGGTTCCAGCCGAACGCCGCCCCCGGACGAGCGGGCAACGCGCCCGCGACGCCGGTCGAAGGTCAATCGCCGCCGTCCGGAGGGCAGGAGGCGCCGCCTTCTTCGCCGTTCGGCGGAGGGGCCTTCCAGTTCCTCATCCTGGCGCTGCCGCTGCTGCTCATCTTCGTGATGACGCGGAGCCAGAACAAGAAGCAGAAGCAGCTCGAGTCGAACCTCAAGGCGGGCGACCGGGTCGTCACGCAGTCCGGGCTCCTCGGCAGGATCGTCGACATCAGCCCGAACTCGCCCAGGGTGAAGCTGGAGATCGCCGCTGGCGTGAACGTGCAGGTCCTGAAGAGCGCGATCCAGGGCCCCGACCCGGGCGAGGTCGCGGCGGCGGACGCCAAGGTCGCCGACGCGGCGAAGGAAAAGAAGTCGTAG
- a CDS encoding pyridoxal phosphate-dependent aminotransferase: MPTKLADRLSAVAPSATLAMAARAARLRADGHRVYSFGVGEPDFDTPEHIRIAAKAALDAGATHYTAVSGISELKSAICAATEQHRGWRPLPSQVTVSCGAKHALFNLATALFEPGDEVVIPAPYWVSYPEQVRLVGATPVIASTTEEMGFRLTADALQAALSPRVKAIILCTPSNPTGSAYAEEHLLPLLGVLRRHDCWIIVDEIYADLTYDGFRHVSLPALAEDLAPRVIVVDGVSKTFAMTGWRIGWSIAPTEVARALDVVQGQSTTNAAAVSQAAAVAALNGPRDAVFAMRAAFARRRALMVEGLNAVPGVRCRMPEGAFYAFADVRGLCGRTFQGTTLASDEDVATWMLEQAHVAAVAGTPFGAPGYLRFSYACDEDHIEAGLAALRRAVATLD; this comes from the coding sequence ATGCCCACGAAGCTCGCTGACCGTCTGTCGGCCGTCGCGCCCAGTGCAACGCTCGCCATGGCGGCGAGGGCGGCGCGCCTCCGCGCCGACGGGCACAGGGTCTACTCCTTCGGCGTGGGCGAGCCTGACTTCGACACGCCCGAGCACATTCGCATCGCGGCGAAGGCGGCGCTGGACGCCGGCGCCACCCACTACACGGCCGTGTCCGGCATCTCCGAGCTGAAGTCGGCGATCTGCGCCGCGACCGAGCAGCACCGCGGCTGGCGGCCGCTGCCGAGCCAGGTCACCGTGAGCTGCGGCGCGAAGCACGCGTTGTTCAACCTCGCGACCGCGCTCTTCGAGCCGGGAGACGAGGTCGTCATCCCGGCGCCTTACTGGGTGAGCTACCCGGAGCAGGTGCGCCTCGTCGGCGCCACGCCGGTCATCGCCAGCACGACCGAGGAGATGGGCTTCCGCCTCACGGCGGACGCGCTCCAGGCCGCGCTCTCTCCGCGGGTGAAGGCGATCATCCTGTGCACGCCCTCCAACCCGACCGGCTCGGCGTATGCGGAGGAGCACCTGCTCCCGCTGCTGGGCGTGCTGCGCCGCCACGACTGCTGGATCATCGTCGATGAGATCTATGCCGATCTTACCTACGACGGGTTCCGGCACGTGTCGCTCCCCGCGCTCGCGGAGGACCTCGCGCCCCGGGTGATCGTCGTCGACGGGGTCAGCAAGACCTTCGCCATGACGGGCTGGCGGATCGGCTGGAGCATCGCGCCGACCGAGGTCGCGAGGGCGCTCGACGTGGTCCAGGGTCAGAGCACCACGAACGCGGCGGCCGTTTCCCAGGCGGCCGCTGTCGCCGCCCTGAACGGGCCTCGCGACGCGGTGTTCGCGATGCGTGCCGCGTTCGCCCGGCGGCGCGCGCTGATGGTCGAGGGGCTCAACGCCGTACCCGGGGTGCGCTGCAGGATGCCGGAGGGCGCGTTCTACGCCTTCGCCGACGTGCGCGGGCTCTGCGGGCGCACTTTCCAGGGGACGACGCTCGCGAGCGACGAGGACGTGGCGACGTGGATGCTCGAGCAGGCGCACGTGGCCGCGGTCGCCGGCACCCCCTTCGGCGCGCCTGGGTACCTTCGATTTTCGTACGCCTGCGACGAGGATCACATCGAAGCAGGCCTCGCCGCGCTCCGGCGCGCCGTCGCGACGCTCGACTGA
- a CDS encoding TIGR02266 family protein gives MAQDTRKDPRARVLQMTVRYKSATVDEFIEHHSHDVSRGGIFIKTPSPFPAGTLLKFEIRLQDEQAVIAGVGRVVWKREPAQGSDAHPAGMGVKFIKIDEKSKAVITRLVDAQAGAGSAFEAGITDRADLGDDVQEITAPSATASAPQAEPAPAKAAQAQVKRASTMLGLGSIGAKGDAGKGEAKKADAAEGGSFFPQTNPEKEMPPPDERTMMKQAAELLKQALADAGGSLDEIGPSKEPLMAAPPKKAEPAPAPKEEHVRPLAEPAAIPVPAVAQLVNEREAREDAPAAEARPAKAAAARKPAEVADRAPADDLHGKAARQEAKAPDDQAKVKPTSARPKEDKAATAKPAPAAQAPLAQEEESSGTGRLLTILLVAAALCGALWLVFGQSDKPPATPPAAPEQPAAKPAAPAEKPAAPAEKPQPTEAVPAATDKAPPTGTAAPTTTAEPPAAPAANATAPVGATAEPAAPKATAVPAAPATAEPAAPKATAEPAAPAPTPEPAAPTATAAPAAPKPAAPRPRPAAPKPPKNDDPYG, from the coding sequence ATGGCCCAGGACACACGCAAAGATCCGCGAGCGAGAGTGCTGCAGATGACCGTCCGCTACAAGAGCGCCACGGTCGACGAGTTCATCGAGCACCACTCGCATGACGTGAGCCGTGGCGGCATCTTCATCAAGACGCCGTCGCCCTTCCCCGCTGGCACGCTGCTCAAGTTCGAGATCCGTCTGCAGGACGAGCAAGCCGTGATCGCCGGCGTCGGCCGCGTCGTGTGGAAGCGCGAGCCCGCGCAGGGGAGCGACGCGCACCCGGCGGGCATGGGCGTGAAGTTCATCAAGATCGATGAGAAATCCAAGGCTGTGATCACCCGGCTCGTCGACGCGCAGGCTGGCGCCGGGTCGGCGTTCGAGGCCGGCATCACCGACCGCGCGGATCTGGGCGACGACGTGCAGGAGATCACGGCCCCGTCGGCGACCGCGAGCGCACCGCAGGCCGAGCCCGCGCCCGCCAAGGCAGCGCAGGCGCAGGTGAAGCGGGCGTCGACGATGCTGGGGCTCGGCTCGATCGGGGCGAAGGGCGACGCGGGCAAGGGCGAGGCGAAGAAGGCCGACGCCGCGGAGGGCGGCAGCTTCTTCCCGCAGACGAACCCCGAGAAGGAGATGCCGCCGCCCGACGAGCGGACGATGATGAAGCAGGCGGCCGAGCTGCTGAAGCAAGCGCTCGCCGACGCCGGCGGTTCGCTGGACGAGATCGGCCCGTCCAAGGAGCCGCTCATGGCCGCCCCGCCGAAGAAGGCCGAGCCCGCTCCGGCGCCGAAAGAGGAGCATGTCAGGCCGCTGGCCGAGCCGGCGGCCATACCGGTCCCTGCGGTCGCTCAGCTGGTGAACGAGCGGGAAGCGCGGGAGGACGCGCCCGCGGCCGAGGCGAGACCAGCGAAGGCGGCCGCGGCCAGGAAGCCGGCCGAGGTCGCGGACAGGGCGCCGGCAGACGATCTGCACGGCAAGGCTGCGCGCCAGGAAGCAAAGGCGCCGGACGATCAGGCAAAGGTGAAGCCGACGTCCGCCAGGCCGAAGGAAGACAAGGCGGCCACGGCCAAGCCCGCGCCCGCGGCCCAGGCTCCGCTCGCACAGGAAGAGGAGAGCAGCGGCACCGGGCGGCTGCTCACGATCCTGCTGGTCGCGGCGGCGCTCTGCGGCGCGCTCTGGCTCGTCTTCGGGCAGAGCGACAAGCCCCCTGCGACCCCGCCGGCCGCGCCGGAGCAGCCCGCGGCGAAGCCTGCCGCTCCGGCGGAGAAGCCTGCGGCTCCGGCGGAGAAGCCTCAGCCGACGGAGGCCGTGCCCGCAGCGACGGACAAGGCTCCGCCCACCGGGACGGCGGCGCCCACGACGACCGCCGAACCGCCGGCGGCGCCGGCGGCGAACGCCACCGCGCCCGTCGGGGCGACGGCGGAGCCTGCGGCGCCCAAGGCGACGGCGGTGCCTGCGGCCCCGGCGACGGCGGAGCCCGCGGCGCCCAAGGCGACGGCGGAGCCTGCGGCGCCCGCCCCGACGCCAGAGCCCGCGGCCCCCACGGCGACGGCGGCGCCTGCGGCGCCCAAGCCGGCGGCCCCCAGGCCCAGGCCGGCCGCGCCGAAGCCGCCGAAGAACGACGATCCCTACGGTTGA
- the secD gene encoding protein translocase subunit SecD yields MLLNIFQYGFAGVAGLCVLGAWLSRSKRSVFAWAALAAGAAAIAAHYHVFWALATFGLMVPWALFCVGPWIDFSWRVKTGFVLFLALGSALAIYPTYHDERYGRPVHTGLSSEEVAEQETQARAGELGFSRFLTSNIPFRLVRGLDLKGGLRLVYTVDVDEAISDKRDRYYDDLRAALARSFGFHEGDKPPTIEEMQKLQTKLRIEKSREQADTIAITFNDPADSAKINDEFLAKFLHELQLVRSADRRVAKFRIRDEVSSTIRDRAVSQAKETVLRRVDGLGLKEASVSTRDEDVIIEVPGDDESAFATIREIISQTARLEFKMVDDDHDFFEPIARSAKEEDLPKGLTFSIENAPVGPGKTKPVHFARMVRAEHEEMRDTLKRLREWVGTLQVPADNEVGYGKLYEFNEEKDAIEEIGWRTYFLFSKAEITGDMVRDAQALPDQRDGGLGGWYVSMDFTPTGADRFEDITGRNVKRRFAIILDEKVESAPVIQTKIGGGRAQITMGSQNPDQQLQDARKLELVLRSGALPAPISPSNEQRIGPSLGKDAIQQSMKGAIASGVLVVVFMVVIYSRAGLIADIAVIFNLILQVAVLAMFGASMTLPGIAGLVLTMGIAVDANVLINERIREELRAGKSPRAAVDVGYDKAFSAILDGHVTTLLSGLILAQYGTGPIKGFAITLIVGIAISLFTGVVCTRLMFDWAVRGRKIKTLSLG; encoded by the coding sequence ATGCTCCTAAACATCTTTCAGTACGGGTTCGCCGGCGTCGCCGGCCTGTGCGTCCTCGGCGCGTGGCTCAGCCGATCGAAGCGCAGCGTCTTCGCCTGGGCGGCGCTCGCCGCCGGCGCCGCCGCGATCGCGGCCCACTACCACGTGTTCTGGGCCCTCGCGACCTTCGGCCTGATGGTGCCGTGGGCGCTGTTCTGCGTCGGGCCGTGGATCGATTTCTCGTGGCGGGTAAAGACGGGCTTCGTGCTGTTCCTGGCGCTCGGCTCGGCGCTCGCCATCTACCCGACCTACCACGACGAGCGGTACGGCCGCCCCGTCCACACCGGCCTCTCCTCGGAGGAGGTGGCGGAGCAGGAGACGCAGGCGAGGGCGGGCGAGCTCGGGTTCAGCCGCTTCCTGACGTCGAACATCCCGTTCCGCCTGGTGCGCGGGCTCGATCTGAAGGGCGGCCTCCGCCTCGTCTACACGGTCGACGTCGACGAGGCGATCAGCGACAAGCGGGATCGGTACTACGACGACCTGCGCGCGGCGCTCGCGAGGTCGTTCGGGTTCCACGAGGGCGACAAGCCGCCGACGATCGAGGAGATGCAGAAGCTCCAGACGAAGCTCCGCATCGAGAAGTCGCGCGAGCAGGCGGACACGATCGCGATCACGTTCAACGACCCGGCGGACTCCGCGAAGATCAACGACGAGTTCCTGGCGAAGTTCCTGCACGAGCTGCAGCTCGTGCGCTCGGCGGATCGCCGCGTGGCGAAGTTCCGGATCCGCGACGAGGTCTCGAGCACCATCCGCGACCGGGCGGTATCGCAGGCCAAGGAGACGGTGCTCCGCCGCGTCGACGGGCTCGGCCTCAAGGAGGCGAGCGTCTCCACGCGCGACGAGGACGTCATCATCGAGGTCCCCGGCGACGACGAGAGCGCGTTCGCCACGATCCGGGAGATCATCAGCCAGACCGCGCGGCTCGAGTTCAAGATGGTCGACGACGACCACGACTTCTTCGAGCCGATCGCGAGGAGCGCCAAGGAGGAGGACCTCCCGAAGGGGCTGACGTTCTCGATCGAGAACGCGCCGGTCGGCCCCGGGAAGACGAAGCCGGTCCACTTCGCGCGGATGGTGCGCGCGGAGCACGAGGAGATGCGCGACACGCTGAAGCGGCTGCGCGAGTGGGTCGGGACGCTCCAGGTCCCGGCGGACAACGAGGTCGGCTACGGCAAGCTGTACGAGTTCAACGAGGAGAAGGACGCCATCGAGGAGATCGGCTGGCGGACGTACTTCCTCTTCAGCAAGGCCGAGATCACGGGCGACATGGTGCGCGACGCGCAGGCGCTCCCGGATCAGCGCGACGGCGGCCTCGGCGGCTGGTACGTGTCGATGGATTTCACCCCGACCGGCGCCGACCGGTTCGAGGACATCACCGGCAGGAACGTCAAGCGGCGGTTCGCCATCATCCTCGACGAGAAGGTCGAGAGCGCGCCGGTCATCCAGACGAAGATCGGCGGCGGCCGCGCGCAGATCACGATGGGCTCGCAGAACCCGGATCAGCAGCTCCAGGACGCGCGCAAGCTCGAGCTGGTGCTCCGGTCGGGCGCGCTGCCGGCCCCGATCTCGCCCTCGAACGAGCAGCGCATCGGCCCGTCGCTGGGCAAGGACGCGATCCAGCAGAGCATGAAGGGGGCCATCGCGAGCGGCGTGCTCGTCGTCGTGTTCATGGTGGTGATCTACAGCCGCGCCGGGCTCATCGCGGACATCGCCGTCATCTTCAACCTCATCCTGCAGGTCGCCGTCCTCGCGATGTTCGGGGCGTCGATGACGCTGCCCGGCATCGCTGGCCTGGTGCTCACGATGGGCATCGCGGTCGACGCCAACGTGCTGATCAACGAGCGCATCCGGGAGGAGCTCAGGGCCGGCAAGAGCCCGCGCGCCGCGGTCGACGTCGGCTACGACAAGGCGTTCAGCGCCATCCTCGACGGCCACGTGACCACGCTGCTCTCGGGGCTCATCCTCGCGCAGTACGGCACCGGCCCCATCAAGGGCTTCGCGATCACGCTGATCGTCGGCATCGCGATCAGCCTGTTCACCGGGGTCGTCTGCACCCGCCTGATGTTCGACTGGGCGGTCCGCGGCCGAAAGATCAAGACGCTCTCGCTCGGCTGA
- the secF gene encoding protein translocase subunit SecF, with product MELIKPGRQFDFMSKRWLFIGLSAVLLILSIISFFVPGPKLGTDFKGGTEIEVAFRAPVSSAEVREAVTKSGFDSPDIVSVADQANPNRYLIRVHEVSTLSEQQKAAVRDRMCLPPENGSVPEDRCPHAVRATEVKFSPGGDKISTRYDVAPDLEGIRKQLEGIEGVELRAGANNPLVVSERDHKVELHLKSKGDQLMDGLREHLGADKVPEQALRVEWIGPKAGAQLRDAAIKSVAITIFFIMAYIAFRFDIRFAPGGIVALVHDVGIALGAMVITQREITLSTVAALLTIVGYSITDTVVVYDRIRENLGKHRDMSFAAVINFSLSEMLGRTILVSMTTLLSLVMFLFYGTGVIKDFAFTLVVGIAVGTYSSIYVAAPLTEWIDRRFFGSNAGKRSKKVSRVRTQKRADAVV from the coding sequence ATGGAACTCATCAAACCTGGCCGTCAGTTCGACTTCATGAGCAAGCGCTGGCTCTTCATCGGGCTCAGCGCGGTGCTGCTCATCCTGTCGATCATCTCGTTCTTCGTGCCGGGGCCTAAGCTCGGGACCGATTTCAAGGGAGGCACCGAGATCGAGGTCGCCTTCCGGGCTCCGGTCTCGAGCGCCGAGGTCCGCGAGGCCGTCACCAAGTCGGGCTTCGACTCCCCGGACATCGTGTCCGTCGCGGATCAGGCCAACCCGAACCGCTACCTCATCCGGGTCCACGAGGTCTCGACCCTGTCGGAGCAGCAGAAGGCCGCGGTGCGCGACCGGATGTGCCTGCCGCCGGAGAACGGCTCCGTCCCCGAGGACCGCTGCCCGCACGCGGTGCGCGCCACGGAGGTCAAGTTCAGCCCCGGCGGCGACAAGATCTCCACGCGCTACGACGTCGCGCCCGACCTGGAGGGGATCAGGAAGCAGCTCGAGGGCATCGAGGGGGTCGAGCTCAGGGCCGGCGCGAACAACCCGCTCGTCGTGAGCGAGCGCGACCACAAGGTCGAGCTCCACCTGAAGTCGAAGGGCGACCAGCTGATGGATGGCCTCCGGGAGCACCTCGGCGCGGACAAGGTGCCCGAGCAGGCGCTCCGGGTGGAGTGGATCGGCCCGAAGGCCGGCGCGCAGCTGCGCGACGCGGCCATCAAGAGCGTCGCCATCACGATCTTCTTCATCATGGCGTACATCGCGTTCCGGTTCGACATCCGGTTCGCGCCCGGCGGCATCGTCGCGCTCGTGCACGACGTGGGCATCGCGCTCGGCGCGATGGTGATCACGCAGCGGGAGATCACCCTCTCCACGGTCGCCGCGCTGCTCACGATCGTCGGCTACTCGATCACGGACACGGTCGTCGTCTACGACCGGATACGCGAGAACCTGGGGAAGCACCGCGACATGAGCTTCGCCGCCGTCATCAACTTCTCGCTCTCCGAGATGCTCGGGCGAACGATCCTCGTGTCGATGACGACGCTGCTGTCGCTCGTCATGTTCCTCTTCTACGGCACGGGCGTCATCAAGGACTTCGCGTTCACGCTCGTGGTCGGGATCGCCGTCGGGACCTACTCGTCCATCTACGTCGCGGCGCCGCTCACCGAGTGGATCGACCGCCGGTTCTTCGGCTCGAACGCGGGCAAGCGCAGCAAGAAGGTCAGCCGCGTCCGCACGCAGAAGCGCGCCGACGCGGTCGTCTGA
- a CDS encoding MlaD family protein — MGRARDLKVGLFVLAGLVLSAVVIFLIGDERRLFDSSVSFTTNFADVQGLKPGAPIRMGGIDIGHVAEVGYGPDPKDTKIYVKLEIVESEASRIKTDSVAQIANKGLLGDKMLELTKGQSPDSVPPGGQIPGEVPTDVMGKVTGMAEKAEATLDNIQKVSESIADEKLHRDLRETVASANTLMKQVTEGEGYPHRFLTDPEEAERISRTVQSLDRLSTELAGAVREVRGVVSRVKEGPGFAHDVIYGDGPQKQVQQFGNAADEVAMTLRGIRESDSLAHDALYGGKGDGAEALANVTAMTGDLRAIVHDMRAGKGTLGALLVDPSIYEDMKSLLGNVQRNDVLRALVRYSIKQDEQKPAVQVGGATPSP; from the coding sequence ATGGGCAGAGCGCGCGATCTGAAGGTCGGACTCTTTGTGCTGGCGGGCCTCGTACTCTCCGCCGTAGTCATTTTCCTGATAGGTGACGAGCGGCGGCTCTTCGACTCCTCCGTCAGCTTCACGACGAACTTCGCCGACGTGCAGGGGCTGAAGCCGGGCGCGCCCATCCGCATGGGAGGCATCGACATCGGTCACGTCGCCGAGGTCGGTTACGGCCCTGATCCGAAGGACACCAAGATCTATGTGAAGCTCGAGATCGTCGAGAGCGAGGCGAGCCGGATCAAGACGGACAGCGTCGCCCAGATCGCGAACAAGGGCCTGCTCGGCGACAAGATGCTGGAGCTCACGAAGGGGCAGAGCCCGGATTCGGTGCCGCCTGGCGGGCAAATCCCCGGCGAGGTGCCGACCGACGTGATGGGCAAGGTCACCGGCATGGCCGAGAAGGCCGAGGCGACGCTCGACAACATCCAGAAGGTCTCGGAGAGCATCGCCGACGAGAAGCTGCACAGGGATCTCCGCGAGACGGTCGCCTCGGCGAACACGCTGATGAAGCAGGTGACCGAGGGGGAAGGCTACCCGCACCGCTTCCTGACCGATCCCGAGGAGGCCGAGCGCATCTCGCGCACCGTGCAGAGCCTCGACCGCCTCAGCACGGAGCTCGCGGGCGCGGTGCGCGAGGTGCGGGGGGTCGTGTCCCGGGTCAAGGAGGGGCCGGGGTTCGCGCACGACGTCATCTACGGCGACGGCCCGCAGAAGCAGGTTCAGCAGTTCGGGAACGCGGCGGACGAGGTCGCCATGACGCTGCGGGGCATCCGCGAGAGCGACAGCCTCGCGCACGACGCGCTCTACGGCGGCAAGGGCGACGGCGCCGAGGCGCTCGCCAACGTGACGGCGATGACCGGCGATCTGCGGGCGATCGTGCACGACATGAGGGCGGGCAAGGGGACCCTCGGCGCCCTGCTGGTCGATCCGTCGATCTACGAGGACATGAAGAGCCTCCTCGGCAACGTGCAGCGCAACGACGTGCTCCGCGCGCTCGTGCGCTACTCGATCAAGCAGGACGAGCAGAAGCCCGCGGTCCAGGTCGGCGGCGCCACGCCGTCGCCCTAG
- a CDS encoding ABC transporter ATP-binding protein — protein sequence MAEPLIRFSRVRKAFGPKVIYRDLNLDVYPGETITIMGGSGVGKSVMLKLLIRLLDADDGSIQFHGEEITRLSESRIAGVRQRIAMLFQGGALFDSVSVGENVAYGLHEHYRKEMTEAQIADRVNWALSLVGLPGIEQMRPGDLSGGMKKRVGLARAIAVQPEVLLYDEPTTGLDPINTERINHLIKGLKQALNVTSIVVTHDMKSAFSISDRMAMIFRGEVIATGTPDEFRASTDPHVADFITGTAPVNEDVQTLLGA from the coding sequence GTGGCTGAGCCGCTGATCCGGTTCTCGCGTGTGCGCAAGGCCTTCGGTCCGAAGGTCATCTACCGCGACCTGAACCTCGACGTGTACCCGGGCGAGACGATCACCATCATGGGCGGCTCCGGCGTCGGCAAGAGCGTCATGCTCAAGCTGCTCATCCGTCTGCTCGACGCCGACGATGGATCTATCCAATTTCACGGTGAAGAGATCACGCGCCTGAGCGAGTCGCGCATCGCCGGGGTGCGTCAGCGCATCGCGATGCTCTTCCAGGGCGGCGCCCTGTTCGACTCGGTCTCGGTGGGTGAGAACGTCGCTTACGGCCTGCACGAGCACTACCGCAAGGAGATGACCGAGGCGCAGATCGCGGATCGGGTCAACTGGGCGCTGTCGCTCGTCGGCCTGCCGGGCATCGAGCAGATGCGCCCGGGGGACCTGTCCGGCGGCATGAAGAAGCGCGTCGGCCTCGCGCGCGCGATCGCCGTGCAGCCGGAGGTGCTGCTCTACGACGAGCCGACGACCGGCCTCGATCCGATCAACACCGAGCGCATCAACCACCTCATCAAGGGGCTGAAGCAGGCGCTCAACGTGACGAGCATCGTGGTGACACACGACATGAAGAGCGCCTTCTCGATCTCGGATCGGATGGCGATGATCTTCCGCGGCGAGGTCATCGCTACCGGCACCCCGGACGAGTTCCGGGCGTCCACCGATCCGCATGTCGCCGATTTCATCACCGGGACCGCTCCGGTGAACGAGGACGTCCAGACGCTTCTCGGCGCGTGA
- the recJ gene encoding single-stranded-DNA-specific exonuclease RecJ, producing the protein MSTATEAWRELPEREAPASALSGAPGAAPVVDPGEASAEALVMARQLGLSITVADILHRAGWAPDEATRRFLDPRLSHLTSPDAMADREASAERIARAVRAGERIAVFGDYDCDGITATAIMTGGLRALSGQVVPLLATRAEGSYGLSAPALERVMRAGPTLLITCDCGSSDHERLAAARAAGIDCVVIDHHLVPAEPLPAIAFLNPHRADCGFPYKGLASCGLALSLLAAVRKKLGSSLDLRPYLDLVAIGTVADVAPLTGDNRALVRAGLGVLQTGPRPGLRALAALANLDLGRGASAEDVAFRIAPRLNAPGRLGDPDISLELLLAHDGVTASALAATVEQAQMKRRAIQDEMLTSALAEIERAGFDRDPAIVIARQGFHPGVVGIVAGRITGRYGKPTIVIALEGVKGRGSVRGPSGARLHDALTRCRAELVGFGGHQAAAGVEVRADRVEALRAAWCDAFREQDLPAAAASAAAHVRLDDRDDPAAVARDLERLEPCGEGNRPSYVLVPGAAVRSSRNLKGHLKLELTFSRREISCFGFELGELAPRFTGGRVDVVGRLRRDAWRGGDAVEIRIEHVAASD; encoded by the coding sequence ATGAGCACGGCCACCGAGGCGTGGAGGGAGCTCCCCGAGCGCGAGGCGCCAGCGTCGGCTTTGTCCGGCGCGCCGGGCGCCGCGCCCGTCGTGGATCCGGGCGAGGCGTCGGCCGAGGCGCTCGTGATGGCGCGCCAGCTCGGGCTGTCGATCACGGTAGCGGACATCCTGCACCGGGCCGGCTGGGCGCCTGACGAGGCGACCCGGCGCTTCCTCGACCCGCGGCTCTCGCACCTCACGTCGCCGGACGCGATGGCCGATCGCGAGGCGAGCGCGGAGCGGATCGCGCGCGCCGTGCGCGCCGGCGAGCGGATCGCCGTCTTCGGCGACTACGACTGCGACGGGATCACCGCGACCGCCATCATGACCGGCGGGCTGCGCGCCCTCTCGGGCCAGGTGGTGCCGCTCCTCGCGACGCGGGCCGAAGGCAGCTACGGGCTCTCGGCGCCCGCGCTCGAGCGCGTGATGCGCGCAGGTCCCACGCTGCTCATCACGTGCGACTGCGGCTCCAGCGATCACGAGCGGCTGGCCGCGGCCCGCGCGGCCGGCATCGACTGCGTCGTCATCGATCACCACCTCGTGCCGGCCGAGCCGCTCCCCGCGATCGCGTTCCTGAACCCGCACCGCGCCGATTGCGGCTTCCCGTACAAGGGGCTCGCCTCGTGCGGGCTCGCGCTCTCGCTCCTGGCCGCCGTGCGCAAGAAGCTCGGCTCGTCGCTCGATCTCCGCCCCTACCTCGACCTCGTGGCGATCGGCACGGTCGCCGACGTCGCTCCGCTGACCGGCGACAACCGCGCGCTCGTGCGGGCCGGCCTTGGCGTGCTCCAGACCGGGCCCCGTCCAGGGCTCCGCGCGCTCGCGGCGCTCGCCAACCTCGATCTCGGGCGCGGCGCGTCCGCCGAGGACGTCGCCTTCCGGATCGCGCCTCGCCTCAACGCGCCCGGTCGGCTCGGCGATCCCGACATCTCCCTGGAGCTCCTGCTCGCGCACGACGGCGTGACCGCCTCCGCGCTCGCCGCCACGGTGGAGCAGGCGCAGATGAAGCGGCGCGCGATCCAGGACGAGATGCTGACCTCTGCGCTCGCCGAGATCGAGCGCGCCGGGTTCGATCGGGATCCTGCGATCGTCATCGCGCGGCAGGGGTTCCACCCCGGCGTGGTCGGCATCGTCGCTGGCAGGATCACGGGTCGCTACGGCAAGCCGACGATCGTGATCGCGCTCGAGGGCGTGAAGGGGCGCGGCTCGGTGCGTGGTCCATCGGGCGCGCGGCTCCACGACGCGCTCACCCGGTGTCGCGCCGAGCTCGTCGGCTTCGGAGGCCACCAGGCCGCGGCCGGCGTCGAGGTGCGCGCCGATCGCGTCGAGGCGCTCCGGGCGGCGTGGTGCGACGCCTTCCGCGAGCAGGACCTCCCGGCCGCCGCGGCGTCCGCGGCCGCCCACGTCCGGCTCGACGATCGCGACGATCCGGCGGCCGTGGCGCGCGATCTCGAGCGGCTCGAGCCGTGCGGCGAGGGCAACCGCCCGTCGTACGTCCTCGTGCCGGGCGCGGCAGTGCGCTCCTCGAGGAACCTGAAGGGCCACCTCAAGCTGGAGCTCACGTTCTCCCGCCGCGAGATCTCGTGCTTCGGGTTCGAGCTGGGCGAGCTCGCGCCGCGGTTCACCGGCGGGCGCGTCGACGTGGTGGGCCGCCTCCGGCGCGACGCCTGGCGCGGCGGGGACGCCGTAGAGATCAGGATCGAGCACGTCGCCGCGTCCGACTGA